The following are encoded in a window of Oncorhynchus keta strain PuntledgeMale-10-30-2019 chromosome 10, Oket_V2, whole genome shotgun sequence genomic DNA:
- the LOC118388861 gene encoding SUZ domain-containing protein 1-like isoform X2 — protein MEDEEVCESWEEAADSGEIERRLEAKLKISQKTKKSSICPGSSPIRTAMVIQDESQPAAPPPQIRILKRPSSNGSLGSTSSSNRPTQQPKSLAQREAEYAEARRRILGSASSEETPQDKPSQDRPVRVSAQPQPEPVRPNNHLIRQPTGPDGTTGFRHCR, from the exons ATGGAAGATGAAGAGGTTTGCGAAAGCTGGGAGGAAGCTGCAGACAGCGGG GAAATTGAGAGAAGACTCGAAGCAAAGTTGAAGATAAGCCAGAAAACAAA GAAATCCTCCATCTGCCCAGGTAGCTCCCCTATACGAACTGCCATGGTTATCCAGGATGAATCTCAACCTGCAGCCCCCCCACCTCAAATCCGAATTCTGAAGCGCCCCTCAAGTAACGGTTCCCTAGGGTCAACTAGTTCATCTAACCGCCCCACCCAGCAGCCGAAGTCACTGGCCCAGCGGGAGGCAGAGTATGCTGAGGCCCGCAGGAGGATTTTGGGTAGTGCTAGTTCTGAAGAAACACCTCAGGACAAACCCAGCCAAGACAG ACCAGTGCGAGTGAGTGCCCAGCCACAGCCTGAACCGGTTCGTCCAAACAATCACCTGATCCGCCAACCCACTGGCCCAGACGGCACCACAGGCTTCCGTCACTGCAGATAG
- the LOC118388861 gene encoding SUZ domain-containing protein 1-like isoform X1, translated as MRELKRTACRHVGASASFGWIQAQVEPFQGIEIERRLEAKLKISQKTKKSSICPGSSPIRTAMVIQDESQPAAPPPQIRILKRPSSNGSLGSTSSSNRPTQQPKSLAQREAEYAEARRRILGSASSEETPQDKPSQDRPVRVSAQPQPEPVRPNNHLIRQPTGPDGTTGFRHCR; from the exons ATGAGGGAACTGAAGCGAACAGCCTGTCGCCATGTCGGAGCCTCCGCTAGCTTCGGTTGGATACAGGCCCAAGTTGAGCCATTCCAGGGTATC GAAATTGAGAGAAGACTCGAAGCAAAGTTGAAGATAAGCCAGAAAACAAA GAAATCCTCCATCTGCCCAGGTAGCTCCCCTATACGAACTGCCATGGTTATCCAGGATGAATCTCAACCTGCAGCCCCCCCACCTCAAATCCGAATTCTGAAGCGCCCCTCAAGTAACGGTTCCCTAGGGTCAACTAGTTCATCTAACCGCCCCACCCAGCAGCCGAAGTCACTGGCCCAGCGGGAGGCAGAGTATGCTGAGGCCCGCAGGAGGATTTTGGGTAGTGCTAGTTCTGAAGAAACACCTCAGGACAAACCCAGCCAAGACAG ACCAGTGCGAGTGAGTGCCCAGCCACAGCCTGAACCGGTTCGTCCAAACAATCACCTGATCCGCCAACCCACTGGCCCAGACGGCACCACAGGCTTCCGTCACTGCAGATAG
- the fbxo42 gene encoding F-box only protein 42, with translation MSRSSDSEDGYFVAMDTEEDGSRPVGLAQEEEEKLGTNRRERDLEGLVEGERTMVELPEEVLEYILSFLSPYQEHKTAALVCKQWYRLIKGVAYQCYHGFLRAVQDGYIQWESRTYPYPGTPITQRFSHSACYYDSNQSMYVFGGCTQSSCNAAFNDLWRLDLNSKEWIRPLASGSYPSPKAGATLVMYKDLLVLFGGWTRPSPYPLHQPERFFDEIHTYSPSKNWWNCIVTTHGPPPMAGHSSSVIGSTMVVFGGSLGARQMSNEVWVLDLEQWSWSKPTISGLSPHPRGGQSQIVVGNETLLILGGCGGPNALLKDAWLLHMGAPPWTWQQLRVENDDHGAPELWCHPACRVGQCVVVFSQAPSGRAPLSPSLNSRPSPISASPAPLGTEPPSLRAYSPVRSGAAGVVLGAAEEAPCVNGRWGTLRPRPSARGGAREGSPGSSSQQPSPSQGPDSPPLPSLHPLLDSSSPSPRTSPAQAASPPSHPPVSSDYGWESTLSATHPLSAEVLSTNGVHTPPPAPGSPLTPPGAVSPAALRRGLEAVKNPSSSSMPSSSNPLSQGAATGVSGSGASAGTSPSSSSPPQVAADGHTIPPIARRLGHHPPQSLNVGKPLYQSLNCKPMQMYVLDVSRAKGDGLVSWRVYGNGTPAAVTGPPETSLHTVVQGRGELIIFGGLMDKKQNVKYYPKTNALYFVRAKR, from the exons ATGTCCCGCTCCTCAGACAGTGAGGATGGATACTTTGTTGCCATGGATACAGAGGAAGATGGATCAAGGCCTGTTGGATTGGcacaggaggaagaagagaagctGGGGaccaacagaagagagagggacctAGAGGGCTTAGTTGAGGGCGAGAGGACAATGGTGGAGCTACCAGAGGAAGTCCTAGAATACATCCTGTCCTTCCTTTCACCTTACCAAGAGCACAAGACCGCTGCACTGGTGTGTAAACAGTGGTACCGCCTCATCAAAG gtgTTGCATATCAGTGTTACCATGGTTTTCTGCGGGCCGTCCAGGATGGCTACATCCAATGGGAGAGTCGTACATACCCATATCCTGGAACACCCATCACTCAACGCTTCTCACACA gtgCATGCTACTATGACTCCAACCAGTCCATGTATGTGTTTGGGGGCTGCACTCAGAGTAGCTGCAATGCTGCCTTCAATGACCTGTGGAGACTTGACCTCAACAGTAAGGAGTGGATCCGCCCTTTAGCCTCAG GCTCCTATCCGTCTCCTAAAGCGGGGGCTACCCTGGTGATGTACAAAGACCTGCTGGTGCTGTTTGGTGGATGGACTCGCCCCAGCCCCTACCCACTGCATCAACCAGAGAGATTCTTTGATGAGATCCATACATACTCCCCTTCCAAAAACTg GTGGAACTGCATCGTGACGACCCACGGTCCCCCACCCATGGCCGGTCACTCTTCCTCTGTCATAGGGAGCACCATGGTGGTGTTTGGAGGGTCACTAGGGGCACGCCAAAT GAGTAATGAGGTGTGGGTTCTGGATCTGGAGCAGTGGTCCTGGTCCAAGCCAACCATCTCTGGCCTGTCCCCCCACCCACGAGGAGGCCAGTCTCAG ATTGTGGTTGGCAACGAGACTCTACTTATTCTGGGAGGCTGTGGAGGCCCTAATGCG CTGCTGAAGGATGCCTGGCTCCTCCACATGGGTGCCCCACCCTGGACGTGGCAGCAGTTGAGGGTTGAGAACGATGACCATGGAGCCCCAGAGCTGTGGTGCCACCCCGCCTGCAGG gtTGGGCAGTGTGTGGTGGTGTTCTCCCAGGCTCCTTCTGGCCGTGCGCCCCTCAGCCCCAGCCTGAACTCTCGGCCCTCACCCATCAGTGCCTCTCCCGCTCCCTTGGGCACGGAGCCCCCTTCCCTGCGCGCCTATTCCCCTGTGAGGAGTGGAGCCGCCGGGGTCGTCCTGGGGGCCGCTGAGGAAGCCCCCTGTGTGAACGGCCGCTGGGGCACACTGAGACCCCGTCCCTCGGCCAGAGGGGGTGCCAGAGAGGGTAGCCCCggctcctcctctcagcagccatCCCCCTCCCAGGGTCCTGACAGCCCgcctcttccatccctccatccactacTCGACAGctcgtccccctctcccaggACCAGCCCTGCCCAGGCTGCCTCCCCGCCCTCTCACCCCCCTGTCTCGTCGGACTACGGCTGGGAATCTACCCTTTCTGCCACACACCCCCTTTCTGCTGAGGTACTCAGCACTAATGGAGTGCACACACCTCCCCCTGCTCCTGGCTCCCCACTCACTCCACCGGGGGCGGTTTCCCCTGCTGCCCTGAGACGGGGCCTGGAGGCTGTCAAAAACCCATCCTCTTCATCCATGCCATCGTCCTCAAATCCATTGTCTCAAGGGGCTGCTACAGGAGTAAGTGGAAGCGGGGCTTCAGCGGGAACCTCCCCCTCATCCTCCAGCCCACCACAGGTTGCCGCTGACGGACACACCATCCCGCCCATCGCACGGCGGCTTGGCCATCACCCGCCCCAGAGCCTGAACGTGGGCAAGCCCCTGTACCAGTCGCTCAACTGCAAGCCCATGCAGATGTATGTACTGGATGTGTCCCGAGCCAAAGGGGACGGTCTTGTCTCCTGGAGGGTTTACGGTAACGGAACCCCCGCCGCCGTCACGGGTCCCCCCGAGACGAGCCTCCACACAGTGGTCCAAGGGAGGGGTGAGCTCATCATTTTCGGGGGCTTGATGGACAAGAAGCAGAACGTGAAGTACTACCCTAAAACCAACGCCTTGTACTTTGTACGCGCTAAGAGGTAA